DNA from Thioalbus denitrificans:
CCCAGGCACCCGCCAGGCGCCGCTTCTGGCGCGCCATCACCTCGCGCCCCGCCGCCGCCAGCATGATCGCCCCCATCAGCGCCACCCAGCCCGGGTGGACATGCTGGAACAGGACCTTGAGCACCAGGCCGATGAGGGAGAGCTGCACCGCCGTGCGCAGGGCCGACCAGGCCAGCGGGCGCTCGATGCCGAGCCCCAGGTGGCGGGAGAGCAGCCCCAGGGCGAGCACCAGCACGGCCGCCAGCGCCAGGTCGAGGTAGGTGAGATGGATCATGTCGCGGCCGCCTCCGCCACCACCCGCCCCGCCTCCAGCCGCAGCCGGCGCCCGGCCACCCGCCCGGCCTGGGCCGGATCGTGGCTCACCCACAGCACCGCGGCGTCGCGGCCGCGGCGATACTCGGCCACCAGCGCCTCCACCCGCTCCACGCTGGCGGCGTCCAGGCTGGCGGTGGGCTCGTCGAGCAGGAGCACCGCCGGGTCGTTGGCCAGCAGCCGCAGCAGGGCCAGGCGCTGCCGCTCGCCGGTGGAGAGGCGGGTAACGCTCCAGAGCCGGGTCTCGGGCCCGAACCCGAGCAGCGCGGCCGCCTCGCCGTCCCAGCGGGCGAAGTGGTCCCCCACCCGATCGGTCCACCAGTGGCTCTCCGCCGGCAGCAGCCCCACCCGCCGCCGCCACTCGGCGGGGACGAAGCCATCCGTGGGCCGGCCGTCCAGGCGGGCGTCGCCCGTGTGGGGGTCGAGATCCGCCAGCGCGCGCAGCAGCAGGCTCTTGCCGCTGCCGGAGGGGCCGCTGAGGCAGACGCACTCGCCGGCGCGGATGGCGAGATCCACCGGCCCCACGTGGCGGGTGGTCAGGCTTTCGATGCGGAAACGTTCCAAACCGGCAGGACTCCCGGGACGGTCAGATTCTCAGGGCGGCGGGGACCCGGACCAGGTCTCCGGGTCGAAACGGCCCTCGCGAAACAGCGCCAGGCACGCGTCCACCGCCTCGGGGGCATAGAGCGTGCCGCGGTACTGTTCCAGTTCCTCCAGCGCCGCGTCAAGACCGCGGGCCGGGCGGTAGGGACGATGGGAGCAGAGCGCCTCCACCACGTCCGCCACCGCCATGATGCGCGCCTCCGGGAGAATCTCCGCG
Protein-coding regions in this window:
- a CDS encoding ABC transporter ATP-binding protein; this encodes MERFRIESLTTRHVGPVDLAIRAGECVCLSGPSGSGKSLLLRALADLDPHTGDARLDGRPTDGFVPAEWRRRVGLLPAESHWWTDRVGDHFARWDGEAAALLGFGPETRLWSVTRLSTGERQRLALLRLLANDPAVLLLDEPTASLDAASVERVEALVAEYRRGRDAAVLWVSHDPAQAGRVAGRRLRLEAGRVVAEAAAT